TCCGTCGCCGTCGAAGAGAGCCACGAGGTCGGGCTGCGCGCGCCGGAGGTTCCGCGCGAACGCGAGCGCCGCGGCCGCGCACTGCACGTCGAGCGGGCGGTAATCCTCGATCGCGGCGACGGCCGCGGCGAGCGAGAGGTCGTCCGGCGACGCTTCGATCGCCGTCCAGCGGTCGCGCGCGCCGAGCGCGGCGGCGACCTCCTCGGCGGCGCGGCGGTCTGCGGCGTCGCCGATCGCGAGCGTGAAGAGCCGCACGCGGCCTTCGCGTCCCTCCGCTTTCGCCGCGGAGAGCACCGCCCACGCCGTGAGCGTCGAATCCGCGCCGCCGGACAGGGCGACGCCGACCGGCGCCTCGCGCGGGATCGCCGAAAGGAGCGCCGCGGCGCCAGACTCGATCGCGGCGACGTAGCGCTCGCCGAGCGCCCCGCGGTCGGCGGGACCGCGCCCCGCCTCGGGGGAGAAGAAGCGCCGGTAGCGGGGGTTCGGGTCGGGGCAGCCGATCTGGTCGAGCTCGACGAGGTGATGGGCGGGAATCATGCGCGTATACGACGGATGAAACTGCTCGTCGATCCCCTCCTCGGCGCAGTAGCGTGCGATCGCGTCGATGCGGTCGGCGACGACGAGGTACGGGCCGGTCGCGCGCTTGGCGACGAAGTACCGGAGCGGCCGCCCGATCGTGCGGGCGAGCCGGATCGTCACGCCGTCCCGGGCGACGGCCGCGAACGTTCCCTCGATTTCCGCCAGCGCATCGACGTCGCCGGCGCGCACGGCCTCCGTCAGCGCTTCGCGCGTCGCGTCGAGCAGGACGTCGGAGGAGGGATCGGACAGATCGACGAGCCGGGGTTCGGTCAAACCCGGCGTGAAGGGAAACGGCATGGTGGGCCTCCCGTGGAAGATCCTATCGTGAGGCGGGATTTGAAATTCGAAGTCCGAATTCCGAAATCCAAAACAAATCCGAATATCGAATGTCGAAAGTTCGAAGACCGCTGAAGTCGCTCGCGACGCACGGTGAAATCGGGCGCGGAATCGCGGCGCGAGGGTCCGAAGATTGGATGAGAAGACCGGACGTTGTTTCGAATTTCGAAATTCGGATTTCGGATTTGAAGGCGGCTAAGCCCTCCTCCTGGTGACCATGCACATATCCGGAGTGAGATTGTCGTCGTCGTCGCGGGTCATGCGGTGCAGGTATCGCGTGGAATCGCCGCCGGGTGCCTGACTCTGCTTCAGGCCGTTTCGTCCGCAAGCGGGGCAGATCGCGATCACCCCGCTGCGATTCTCTACCGTTTCCCCGAAATCGAGCTCCGTATAGTCGAATTCTTCGGGCACGATTCCACCTCCGAAGCCGAAACCGAACGAGCAACGATGTCCGGATTCTAGCACCGTGCGGCATCGGCCTTGCACGAACGCCGAAGGTTCCGGTGTGGTCCGGAAAACGATCTCGGAGGGGGACACGGTGACGCCCAGGTTCTTTGCCAGATTCGGAGCTCCGATTCTCGCGGCCGCCGTCGCGGTCGCTTCCGCCGCCGCGCACGGAGAGACCCTGCCGCCGGGGTTCCGCGATTCGATCGTGATCAGCGGGCTGACGCGGCCGACGGTCGTCCGCTTCTCGCCCGACGGACGGATCTTCGTCGCGGAAAAGAGCGGGATCGTCAAGGTGTTCTCGAGCCTGACGGCGACGACGCCGACGATCTTCGCGAATCTGACCACCAACGTGGACAATTACTGGGACCGGGGGCTTCTCGGAATGGCGCTCGATCCCGGATTCCCGACGAATCCTTACGTCTACGTGCTGTACGCCTACGACGCGCCGATCGGCGGGACCGCGCCGGTCTGGAACGACGGGTGCCCGACCCCTCCGGGGCCGAATACGGACGGGTGCGTCGTGAGCGGGCGGCTTTCGCGGCTGACCGCGAGCGGAAACGTGATGTCGGGCTCCGAAAAAGTCCTGATCAACGCCTGGGGGCAGCAGTTCCCCAGCCATTCGCTCGGCGCGATCCAGTTCGGCGCCGACGGCGCGCTCTACGCGAGCGACGGAGACGGCGCGAGCATGGGGACGGTCGACTACGGGCAGTTCGGGGGAAACCCCCTCGGCGATCCGCCGGGGGGAGTGGGCGGGACGATGGAGCCTCCCTGGGCCGAAGGGGGCGCCCTCCGCAGCCAGAGCCTGCGCCGGCAGGCGGGCGAGCCCGCCGTGTTGAACGGGACGGTCATCCGCGTCGATCCGTCGACCGGGGCGGCGCTCTCGACGAATCCTCTCGCCGGAAGCTCCGACGCGAACGCCCGCCGCATCGTCGTCGAGGGCCTGCGCCAGCCGTTTCGCTTCACGATCCGGCCGAACACGAACGA
This genomic stretch from Thermoanaerobaculia bacterium harbors:
- a CDS encoding asparagine synthase-related protein, with translation MPFPFTPGLTEPRLVDLSDPSSDVLLDATREALTEAVRAGDVDALAEIEGTFAAVARDGVTIRLARTIGRPLRYFVAKRATGPYLVVADRIDAIARYCAEEGIDEQFHPSYTRMIPAHHLVELDQIGCPDPNPRYRRFFSPEAGRGPADRGALGERYVAAIESGAAALLSAIPREAPVGVALSGGADSTLTAWAVLSAAKAEGREGRVRLFTLAIGDAADRRAAEEVAAALGARDRWTAIEASPDDLSLAAAVAAIEDYRPLDVQCAAAALAFARNLRRAQPDLVALFDGDGGDENWKSYPIEDSELTIKSVLNNPLLYHEGWGIDSIKHSLTYTGGFSRGVVRGFAPARAFGFTALSPHAMRPAIAAALSAPLRELVGEDPARLLALKAEVAAAGLASRGIRLPIAPKRRFQHGALAPELFGSLAASRAELRAEHERRFGPRPEAAEDAPARGGVPLSAPA